A window of Cydia pomonella isolate Wapato2018A chromosome 22, ilCydPomo1, whole genome shotgun sequence contains these coding sequences:
- the LOC133530233 gene encoding uncharacterized protein LOC133530233 — MCLPDRKESLSIANVASAEIADTRSIKQMIRLTSFVIYLFSLHQLSSSNSQVSSLDYLSPVHTPARRIYRGHKTKIKHFPFLVTVHVLGRFVCGGTIIKSDLVITAAHCLKRWQEWVHRTSTTLETTTYETTTDETTTDTITTDVISIDDIVNDVFGIDVIATGTDGAEFKSTNTNTDGTETTPTETETTDTTIITQQISSEDSGKSSSYETIPPKTVITEETSKPPTFGVLSVRIGTNYYRLEGKVVQVVNVYFHPSYDENNLQDNLVIMRLERHLNFKRRRVRKIEISTDASDVAEGTEVTIAGWGAKTYHNKVFNALWNLIHKAVLTVSPRDECVDTYTENFVTTTNFCALNEHHEGACNRDAGNPAVVDGLLVGVVSFGPPNCGQWDAPTVFTNVGYYADWIEEIMHMDLKSSSISSSSSDENENRKKPTPETTTKCAGWTKATTTPELSEFDTPVYYDGNIYKDEKGWTTKATTTTELSGFDTPVYYDGNIYKDEKEQYNFPTRAYEDVKLRRRFSVVVSEKHSTSIVPLDNALPKISTLSESGATIEKIFLLTPNTPRIRNDLDHTVPIFPYIFERFS; from the exons ATGTGTCTACCCGACAGGAAAGAAAGCCTATCCATAGCAAATGTCGCATCAGCAGAGATAGCAGATACTCGTAGCATTAAACAAATGATCAGACTAACGTCtttcgttatttatttattttctctacATCAGTTATCTTCTTCAAATTCACAAGTGAGTTCCTTAGATTATTTATCCCCAGTACACACTCCCGCTCGACGCATCTACCGCGGGCACAAAACGAAGATCAAGCATTTTCCTTTTTTGGTGACCGTTCATGTCCTCGGCCGGTTCGTGTGTGGCGGCACGATTATCAAATCGGACCTAGTCATAACCGCCGCCCATTGTTTGAAAAG GTGGCAGGAATGGGTGCATCGCACCAGTACTACACTAGAAACAACAACTTATGAGACCACTACCGATGAGACCACGACCGATACAATCACAACTGATGTGATCTCAATCGATGACATCGTAAATGATGTATTCGGTATCGATGTAATCGCAACTGGTACCGACGGAGCCGAATTTAAGTCAACCAATACAAACACTGATGGAACTGAAACTACCCCCACCGAGACCGAAACGACTGATACTACAATAATTACTCAGCAGATTAGCTCCGAAGACTCCGGAAAAAGCTCGAGTTACGAAACGATACCACCGAAGACAGTCATCACGGAAGAAACTTCTAAACCTCCCACTTTCGGTGTCCTCTCTGTGCGCATCGGCACAAACTATTACAGATTAGAGGGGAAGGTGGTCCAGGTGGTAAATGTTTATTTCCATCCTTCATACGATGAGAACAACTTGCAAGACAACCTGGTCATCATGAGACTGGAAAGACACCTCAATTTCAAACGAAGGAGAGTACGCAAGATAGAGATCAGTACAGACGCATCTGATGTGGCAGAGGGTACTGAAGTTACTATTGCTGGTTGGGGTGCTAAGACT TACCACAACAAAGTCTTTAACGCTTTATGGAATTTGATCCACAAGGCTGTCTTGACAGTCAGTCCTCGGGATGAGTGCGTAGATACATATACTGA GAACTTCGTGACAACAACAAATTTTTGTGCGCTAAATGAACATCACGAGGGAGCTTGCAAT CGCGATGCCGGTAATCCTGCGGTGGTGGATGGCCTGCTAGTGGGTGTTGTCAGTTTTGGCCCCCCTAACTGCGGGCAATGGGACGCACCTACAGTCTTCACCAACGTTGGCTACTACGCAGACTGGATTGAAGAGATCATGCACATGGATCTG AAATcatcatcaatatcatcatcatcgtcggATGAAAATGAAAACCGAAAAAAGCCAACACCAGAAACGACCACCAAGTGTGCTGGTTGGACAAAAGCTACCACAACCCCAGAACTCTCGGAATTCGATACACCTGTATACTATGATGGTAATATTTACAAAGATGAAAAAGGTTGGACAACGAAAGCTACCACAACTACAGAACTCTCGGGATTCGATACACCTGTATACTATGATGGTAATATTTACAAAGATGAAAAAGAACAGTATAATTTTCCTACGAGAGCGTATGAAGACGTTAAATTAAGAAGGAGGTTTAGTGTAGTAGTCAGTGAGAAACATAGTACATCGATAGTCCCATTGGACAATGCTCTTCCGAAAATATCTACGTTAAGTGAATCTGGTGCAACCATcgaaaaaatattcttattaaCGCCTAACACACCTAGAATTCGCAATGATTTAGATCACACAGTTCcaatatttccatacattttcgAACGATTTTCGTAA
- the LOC133530426 gene encoding uncharacterized protein LOC133530426 has product MTNITAITLILFSSLGNLSNTAKIIETNDVHHEVSDRIFGVVDDLFISLKINQTAIQPKKVEEYIVMQNFAQNVLRKYYEKHKEMHNNIKINISDEMADQISGVNEVIDEMIREHAVTHNDSFHDENKTSLQLENFADLTNMAKGYNVTTKALPPIDYTVWSSNSSQELDSRRIFKGSSTGIARYPFMVSVHVGERFVCAGSLLHESLAISAASCLMRTRDETSQMVRIRIGSDFVTKMGYLVNIDRLFFHPDFDRSTLANNLVILKTRKALRFQKKKVVAVKYDKFDSLSLMKKVKDVMILGWGRRDPSEKTEVEERPLSRARLNIYEIEECKYIYTKEYVSDKNFCAGFVDRGDGACNHDGGGPALAGSLLTGVISFGSPHCGRVDAPTVFTRIGLYADWIDSVLDSVAIADGKLANPHTFQTPGSIDIGVPSEELDKMELELENPREVLQREFGLKDILNGPIDKLTIKPSVRVNDHLENPEHISDAIRSKITDVVHSDVDQINFSDEPEERSTIIPEQPALFEENDTVEDAHDESDSFTNFIKILFENGKITKNEDPGIIKSEEYEQVDILKLNSDPTTTTPARPEYFNEEESSTQRFDVPRDVPVTRMLDWELGSNDTSKETTSA; this is encoded by the exons ATGACGAACATTACAGCTATtaccttaattttattttcttcgctAGGTAATTTAAGCAATACTGCTAAAATCATCGAGACAAATGATGTTCATCATGAAGTTAGTGATAGAATATTTGGTGTAgtagatgatttatttatttctttgaaaatcAACCAAACGGCTATCCAACCCAAGAAAGTTGAAGAATACATAGTTATGCAGAATTTTGCACAAAACGTGCTTCGCAAATACTATGAAAAGCATAAAGAAATgcacaataatattaaaataaacataagcgATGAAATGGCTGATCAAATTTCTGGCGTTAACGAAGTCATTGATGAAATGATAAGAGAACATGCAGTTACACACAACGACAGCTTTCACgatgaaaataaaacttctcTTCAGCTTGAGAACTTCGCTGATTTAACAAATATGGCAAAAGGGTATAATGTCACAACGAAAGCACTCCCTCCGATTGATTATACAGTATGGA GCTCCAACTCTAGTCAGGAGTTGGACAGTCGGCGGATTTTCAAGGGCAGCAGCACGGGCATCGCACGGTACCCGTTCATGGTGAGCGTGCACGTGGGGGAGCGCTTCGTCTGCGCCGGCTCGTTGCTGCATGAGAGCCTGGCAATCAGCGCTGCCTCCTGTCTTATGCG AACTCGCGACGAGACTAGCCAGATGGTACGAATACGCATCGGTAGTGATTTCGTCACTAAAATGGGCTACCTAGTAAACATAGATAGACTTTTCTTCCACCCAGATTTTGACCGCTCGACCCTAGCTAACAATTTGGTTATTCTCAAAACTCGCAAAGCGTTACGATTCCAAAAGAAGAAAGTGGTGGCTGTAAAGTATGATAAATTTGATAGTCTCAGTTTGATGAAGAAAGTTAAGGATGTCATGATTTTGGGATGGGGCCGAAGGGAT CCGTCAGAAAAAACCGAAGTGGAAGAACGACCGTTATCTCGAGCACGCCTAAATATCTACGAAATAGAAGAATGCAAATATATTTACACCAA AGAATATGTCTCAGACAAGAATTTCTGCGCCGGATTTGTTGATCGTGGTGACGGAGCCTGTAAT CACGATGGCGGCGGACCCGCGCTGGCGGGCAGCCTATTAACGGGTGTCATCAGCTTCGGTTCTCCACACTGCGGCCGCGTCGATGCGCCCACAgttttcacgcgaatcggtctTTACGCAGACTGGATTGATAGCGTCTTggatagcgttgcg ATTGCCGACGGTAAGCTAGCTAATCCACACACATTTCAAACTCCTGGGTCTATCGATATCGGAGTTCCAAGTGAAGAACTTGATAAGATGGAATTAGAACTAGAAAATCCTCGAGAAGTATTACAAAGAGAATTTGGATTGAAAGATATACTTAATGGGCCTATAGATAAACTTACAATTAAGCCCTCGGTTAGAGTAAATGACCATTTAGAAAATCCAGAGCATATTTCTGATGCGATCCGCAGTAAAATTACTGATGTGGTGCACTCTGACGTAGATCAGATCAACTTTTCTGATGAGCCTGAAGAACGCTCAACTATAATACCGGAGCAACCGGCACTGTTCGAAGAAAATGATACAGTAGAAGATGCACATGATGAAAGTGATTCTTTTACCAACTTTATTAAGATACTTTTTGAAAACGGTAAGATTACCAAAAATGAAGATCCTGGAATTATCAAGTCAGAAGAGTATGAACAGGTTGACATTCTGAAGCTTAATTCAGATCCCACTACTACGACCCCAGCTCGACCCGAATATTTTAACGAAGAAGAGTCATCGACACAACGTTTTGACGTCCCACGTGATGTACCGGTGACAAGAATGCTTGACTGGGAGTTAGGTAGCAATGATACATCTAAAGAAACCACGAG TGCTTGA